The Trichoderma breve strain T069 chromosome 2, whole genome shotgun sequence DNA segment GCTTGCTGACACTCTGTGAAAAGTCGACGTGGATTCGCCGGTCGTCGATGAGGACGTCTTGCATTTTGGTATATGCCACTTCGCACGATGCTTTATCTTCGTATTCGATAAAGGCGTACTGTAAGCTGTCGCCCGTCTTCTGGTCTCGAATCACCTCGCAGCTCAGAATCTTGCCAAATCGGCCAAAGATGAGCTCCAAGTCTTCGTCTTGCGTGACGGGGTTCAGTTTGCAGACGAACAAGACGTTTTCCGGTGGCTTCACCTCGGCAAAGGGGAGGTCGCCCATAAGCTCGAGTGTCAAAGCCTGTGCCCTAGCATCTCTCTCccgccttcttttttccagctcttcctcatctACATCATCGTTCTCGTGCAGTTCTTCTTCGTTGGCGATTCGTACCGTCCGTAGTTGTTCGTCTGAAGGTGgagggctggagctgggtTCTCTCAGGCCCGGAGGATCAGGGTAAGGATCATCCAAGATGACTGTGTGTTTGATTCGGATATCGACAAACGGGTATCCCTTGTCGTCGACCATGGCCTCATTAATCTTTTCCAAGGAGTCAAAGCCCTCCACAACCTTGCCAAAAATGGCAGCCTTGCTGTCGAGGAAATCCGTCTCTTCGCCCAGAGTGATGATGAACTGTGATGCCGCCACTCGCGTGTCTGGGTCTGAGGCCAGCGGAACCGTCGCCATGCTCACAGTGCCTCGTTCTAGATGCTTCAGTTTGGGATGAAAGGGGGCTGTGAATGTGCGCTTTGACGGATCGCCCGACAGGTGCCCCCATATTGAGCAGCCTCCATCTGATTGTTTGGCGAGAGGCCCAAGAGGATCGCCGGTCTGGAAGGAGAAGTTCTTTTGGACGGAGTGGATGGGAGAGAAGTTGTAGTATTTGACTTTGCACAGCTTCAAGAAGCTGTATGGATGGTTAGCAGCCGTCTGAAcagaagacaagacaagagaataGAGCTTACTTTTCGCACAGCTTGGGAGAGTGATCGATGAGCAGATCAATGACGATGTCACCGACGGTGGTTTCTAACAAGACTGACATGGTGATGAATTGAGTCTCGAGATTCGAATTCCGAACAACGAGATGCGGATTTGATTCGAGTTGACTTTGCTTCGCAGCCGCGTTTTGTCTGACGCGCGAGGCTGcgatttgatggatggatgaatgaCAATTTTAGTGGAGAAGCTATTGCAAGGATGATGGCCGATGACTGATTACATAATGCCGGTGATGCTCTAAGAAATCATGATGCCATAAAACACCACAGCAAGAGAGTATGAAGCTCAATAAAGAAAATTGATGAGTAATCTATAGCTTGTGAATTGAATGAAATCTAATTGTAAGTGTCCACTAGGTAATACACTGACTCTGATGCATCTGAGTTATGCACAATTACACGGTACAACTTGGTCCTCTGCAGCCATACACAGAATCACATGCATGCATCACGATATGTAGAAATGAAAATACAGTCAAGGCTCG contains these protein-coding regions:
- a CDS encoding cyclophilin type peptidyl-prolyl cis-trans isomerase/CLD domain-containing protein — protein: MSVLLETTVGDIVIDLLIDHSPKLCENFLKLCKVKYYNFSPIHSVQKNFSFQTGDPLGPLAKQSDGGCSIWGHLSGDPSKRTFTAPFHPKLKHLERGTFIITLGEETDFLDSKAAIFGKVVEGFDSLEKINEAMVDDKGYPFVDIRIKHTVILDDPYPDPPGLREPSSSPPPSDEQLRTVRIANEEELHENDDALTLELMGDLPFAEVKPPENVLFVCKLNPVTQDEDLELIFGRFGKILSCEVIRDQKTGDSLQYAFIEYEDKASCEVAYTKMQDVLIDDRRIHVDFSQSVSKLSDVWRQDTNNKRRARYREEDERSSGKNYNMVYSKEEMKGRHDRGSNGRRNDDEPDRRNDDRSRSRQWAPEPKPK